Proteins co-encoded in one Tachysurus fulvidraco isolate hzauxx_2018 chromosome 17, HZAU_PFXX_2.0, whole genome shotgun sequence genomic window:
- the f9a gene encoding coagulation factor IXa, giving the protein MATFSVFFFFSVLLQQKLQIFAGPVFLDKWEADTLFQRYRRANLGAFEEFFKGNLERECIEEKCSVEEAREVFENDEKTMEFWSSYAYGNQCKATPCKNQGTCEHQKSTYICHCRPGFTGQNCEIVTARQCDINNGGCMHFCSTLETRAAVCSCATGYKLVEEVTCVPEVKFPCGVRELSRKIVVRALGSKLPNRTEPESIVSHKKVTIANKTISQTKGKITTSRSKLPMWYHNNTEQVNNRTRIIGGDSASPGEIPWQVALVQRSTQQVFCGGSILSAQWVITAAHCIEDSKQREFFIRVGEHDVSKKEDTEQDIAVEKAIMHPRYDPSTSLYNHDIALVRLGRSIVFNNQVRSICLGPSSFSESLLHSGTPATISGWGRLLFHGRTAEILQIADVPYVDRSDCKESSSERITHFMFCAGYKDASKDACQGDSGGPHVNQYKGTWFLTGIVSWGEECAKKGKYGVYTRVGSYYKWIQYVMGITKNKPANDVEL; this is encoded by the exons ATGGCTacattctctgtttttttcttcttttcggTTCTGCTTCAGCAAAAGCTCCAGATCTTTGCAG GGCCAGTGTTCCTGGATAAGTGGGAGGCAGATACTCTTTTTCAGCGGTACAGGAGGGCAAACCTAGGTGCTTTTGAGGAGTTTTTTAAAGGGAATTTGGAAAGAGAGTGCATAGAGGAGAAGTGTAGCGTGGAGGAGGCCAGAGAAGTCTTCGAAAATGATGAGAAAACA ATGGAGTTTTGGTCAAGTTATGCTT ATGGGAACCAGTGCAAAGCAACACCATGTAAAAACCAGGGCACATGTGAGCACCAAAAGAGCACGTACATATGTCACTGTCGACCAGGTTTCACTGGACAGAACTGTGAAATAG TGACTGCCAGGCAGTGTGATATTAACAACGGAGGCTGCATGCATTTCTGTTCCACACTGGAGACTCGTGCTGCAGTGTGCTCCTGCGCTACTGGGTACAAACTGGTTGAGGAGGTTACATGTGTGCCTGAAG tgaagTTTCCCTGTGGTGTTAGAGAATTGAGCAGAAAGATTGTTGTGAGAGCTTTAGGCTCCAAACTGCCTAACAGGACAGAACCTGAAAGTATTGTTAGTCACAAGAAAGTTACCATTGCTAACAAAACGATAAGCCAAACGAAGGGAAAAATCACCACTTCTCGTTCCAAACTACCCATGTGGTACCATAACAACACAGAGCAGGTCAACAACAGGACTCGCATCATTGGTGGAGACTCGGCATCGCCTGGAGAAATTCCCTGGCAG GTGGCCTTGGTGCAGCGCTCCACGCAGCAGGTGTTCTGTGGAGGATCTATTCTAAGCGCACAGTGGGTAATCACTGCAGCACACTGTATAGAAGACAGCAAGCAGAGAGAGTTCTTTATCAGAGTAG GTGAGCACGATGTCAGCAAGAAAGAGGACACAGAGCAGGACATAGCAGTGGAGAAGGCCATAATGCACCCTCGCTATGACCCATCCACCAGCCTATACAACCACGATATAGCTCTTGTGCGCCTTGGCCGCTCCATCGTTTTTAACAACCAGGTGCGGTCCATTTGCCTCGGACCCAGCAGCTTTAGCGAGAGCCTGCTTCACTCTGGCACACCGGCCACCATTAGTGGTTGGGGCCGGCTGCTGTTTCACGGAAGAACTGCAGAAATACTTCAGATAGCTGACGTGCCCTATGTGGATCGAAGTGACTGTAAGGAGAGCAGCAGTGAGCGGATCACACACTTCATGTTCTGTGCTGGCTATAAGGACGCATCAAAGGACGCGTGTCAGGGGGACAGTGGGGGACCCCATGTCAACCAGTATAAAGGAACATGGTTCCTTACTGGCATTGTTAGCTGGGGGGAGGAATGCGCCAAAAAAGGAAAGTATGGCGTATACACACGGGTAGGCAGCTACTACAAATGGATACAGTATGTCATGGGGATCACCAAAAACAAGCCAGCTAATGATGTTGAGTTATaa